In the genome of Candidatus Reidiella endopervernicosa, one region contains:
- a CDS encoding GspH/FimT family pseudopilin, whose product MRTISTNRDNGFTLLELLFTLAIGGIILAMAVPSFKTFAMNNRLTTQNHALVASLTLARSEAIKRGQRVVVCKSSDGASCSTANTINWENGWIVFVDSDNDSTIDSGETLRVSETLEGGNTLRSDSNYSNSVTYLASGLSTQAGTLVLCDDRNSDGDTADSADFSSGLAVIVNTTGRARTTTASGSGFTNCVTAS is encoded by the coding sequence ATGCGAACAATATCTACAAATCGGGACAACGGCTTCACCCTCCTTGAACTGCTCTTCACACTTGCCATTGGCGGCATCATCCTTGCGATGGCGGTCCCGAGTTTCAAAACCTTCGCGATGAACAATCGCCTCACCACCCAGAACCACGCCCTGGTGGCGTCTCTCACCCTGGCACGCAGTGAGGCAATCAAGCGCGGGCAGCGGGTAGTCGTATGCAAGTCGTCAGACGGTGCCAGCTGTTCCACGGCAAACACCATCAATTGGGAAAACGGCTGGATCGTCTTTGTCGACAGTGACAACGACAGCACTATCGATAGCGGCGAGACACTACGTGTCAGCGAGACACTGGAAGGGGGTAACACTCTGCGCAGCGACAGCAACTACAGCAATAGTGTCACCTATCTGGCCTCTGGACTCTCCACTCAGGCGGGCACACTGGTGCTCTGCGATGACCGTAATAGCGATGGAGACACCGCCGATTCCGCTGATTTTTCCAGCGGGCTGGCGGTCATCGTCAACACAACCGGACGGGCAAGAACCACCACTGCCAGCGGCTCCGGATTTACCAACTGCGTGACCGCTTCGTAA
- a CDS encoding pilus assembly PilX family protein → MMPFTPHNFPKQQRGAATLLISLALLISITLISVYTARTTIMEQKIAANDFRTKQAFEAADAGMEYAIAYIRGPGGVDKDANGALDTNIVDSNSDGTYNTNTLTLSTGATYTIALSGSTGSVIVTSTGTSDDGTATRTITQTIGSVDPLPNEPHTPLTTRGGAFIGGSATVINPEGKATIWSGGNVDLGSNNSTATMVADPTDATYPACIGSPEAPCDVERSSDKDNEGFDLVENDANLSALSSDDYFLNFFGLDKTTYRNTRVEIESTGATATNNHDAASPGINLAQETVVWVDGGGPGNNVSIGGVTVGCASSVNVNANYEDSACDNNNGDPPFDAALPTITIIDGDASATGSTTLLGLVYITGDFNITGNVTVVGAVIVEGQTLSSGGGSLDIIYNSRVLGNAGGEGNSASLAGSWRDF, encoded by the coding sequence ATGATGCCATTCACACCACACAATTTTCCGAAACAGCAACGCGGAGCGGCAACGCTGCTCATTTCGCTGGCGCTACTGATCTCCATCACTCTGATCTCGGTCTATACCGCTAGAACGACCATCATGGAGCAGAAGATCGCTGCCAATGACTTCCGCACCAAACAGGCCTTCGAGGCCGCCGATGCCGGCATGGAGTATGCGATTGCCTACATTCGTGGTCCGGGTGGTGTCGACAAGGATGCGAACGGCGCGCTCGACACCAACATTGTCGACTCCAACAGCGACGGCACCTACAACACCAACACCCTGACACTCTCTACCGGCGCCACCTATACCATCGCGCTCTCAGGCTCAACCGGCTCCGTTATCGTAACCTCCACGGGCACCAGCGATGATGGCACCGCCACACGTACCATCACCCAGACCATTGGTAGTGTTGACCCGTTACCCAATGAACCCCATACGCCGCTCACCACCCGTGGCGGCGCTTTTATTGGCGGTTCCGCCACGGTTATCAATCCAGAGGGTAAGGCGACCATCTGGTCGGGCGGTAATGTCGATCTGGGCTCCAACAACTCAACCGCCACCATGGTGGCAGACCCCACAGACGCTACCTATCCGGCCTGCATCGGTAGCCCTGAAGCACCCTGTGACGTGGAACGATCCTCTGACAAGGACAATGAGGGTTTCGATTTGGTAGAGAACGACGCCAACCTTTCGGCACTCTCATCCGATGACTACTTCCTCAACTTTTTTGGACTAGACAAAACAACCTACCGAAATACCCGCGTCGAAATTGAATCAACAGGGGCTACTGCAACCAACAACCACGATGCTGCCTCACCGGGCATTAACCTCGCCCAGGAGACGGTAGTCTGGGTCGATGGTGGCGGCCCCGGCAATAATGTCTCCATCGGAGGCGTAACCGTGGGTTGTGCCAGCAGCGTCAACGTCAATGCCAACTACGAAGACAGTGCCTGCGACAACAACAACGGTGATCCACCCTTCGATGCTGCACTTCCCACTATCACCATCATCGATGGTGACGCTTCTGCCACCGGTAGCACCACCCTGCTCGGCCTGGTCTACATCACGGGTGACTTCAACATCACCGGTAATGTCACGGTGGTTGGTGCCGTTATCGTAGAGGGTCAGACCCTCTCCAGCGGTGGCGGCAGTCTCGACATCATCTACAACTCACGCGTGCTCGGTAATGCAGGCGGTGAGGGTAATAGCGCCAGCCTGGCTGGCTCATGGCGTGACTTTTAA
- a CDS encoding PilW family protein codes for MNISLSQPGNERGLTLVELMVALALSMILLAGTIQIFVSSKQVYRVQDASSEVQQSGRFASIFINRDMRMAGFFGCAGMAGVTFTNNVNYSRYVARSGRSVPSDIVNFDGTGSLIGYDNVGSITSTSNSALYNLGLRIGTATGEVILGTDVISMSGAASCPGGEVVSPYNSGSNIKIADADTCGIDQYDIVIVTNCTNADIFGVTNNPSGNGNSSNLAYGANINGPTGGTSHKIEHEYGEGAKVLGYRSVTYYIGNGSSGGPALYRISSNNGSGMVTEELVEGIESINFEYGQDSDDDGSANFFVAAGAITDWEQVVAIRPTLVSRSSDTNITETGDTRLRHSFRSTITVRNRL; via the coding sequence ATGAACATCTCACTCTCACAACCTGGAAATGAGCGCGGCCTGACACTGGTCGAACTGATGGTGGCCCTGGCACTGAGCATGATTCTGCTTGCCGGTACGATCCAGATCTTTGTTAGCAGCAAACAGGTCTATCGTGTGCAGGATGCTTCCTCAGAAGTGCAGCAGAGCGGTCGCTTCGCCTCTATTTTCATCAATCGAGATATGCGCATGGCCGGATTCTTCGGCTGCGCTGGCATGGCGGGTGTCACCTTCACCAACAACGTTAACTACAGTCGTTATGTAGCCCGGTCTGGGCGAAGCGTACCGAGTGACATCGTCAACTTTGACGGCACAGGATCTTTGATCGGTTACGACAACGTCGGATCGATCACCTCCACTAGCAACAGTGCGTTATACAACCTTGGCCTACGAATCGGCACAGCCACCGGAGAGGTAATACTCGGCACCGATGTGATCAGCATGAGCGGCGCCGCCTCCTGCCCCGGTGGTGAGGTGGTCTCCCCCTACAACTCCGGCTCCAACATCAAGATCGCCGATGCCGACACCTGCGGCATCGATCAGTACGACATTGTGATCGTCACCAACTGCACCAACGCCGACATCTTCGGCGTTACCAACAATCCCAGCGGTAACGGCAACAGCAGTAATCTCGCCTATGGCGCCAATATCAACGGTCCGACCGGCGGCACCTCACACAAGATCGAACATGAGTATGGCGAAGGGGCGAAGGTGCTCGGCTACCGCTCAGTCACCTACTACATCGGCAACGGCTCCTCGGGCGGCCCAGCACTCTATCGCATCAGCTCGAACAACGGCTCCGGCATGGTTACCGAGGAGCTGGTTGAAGGGATCGAGAGTATCAATTTCGAATACGGGCAGGACAGTGATGACGATGGCTCGGCCAACTTCTTCGTTGCCGCTGGCGCAATCACCGACTGGGAGCAGGTGGTGGCCATTCGCCCTACGCTGGTCTCGCGCAGTAGTGATACCAACATCACCGAAACGGGTGACACTCGGCTGCGTCACAGCTTCCGCTCCACCATTACCGTACGCAACCGGCTCTAG
- the pilV gene encoding type IV pilus modification protein PilV yields MERRQQNGFAMMEVLVTVLVLSVGLLGIAAMQTTGLKYNHSAYLRTQATLLAYDISDRMRSNMSAVTANSYVTAYNDSGTAISNCSSASSGCSSVQMAQNDLFEWKGTLSSELPFGQGQITRVSGSNQWTISVMWDDERNNSDKIFTTVFQP; encoded by the coding sequence ATGGAACGACGACAACAAAACGGCTTTGCGATGATGGAGGTACTGGTTACTGTGCTGGTCCTTTCAGTGGGTCTACTCGGAATTGCCGCTATGCAGACCACGGGCCTGAAATACAACCACAGCGCCTATCTCCGCACCCAGGCAACCCTGCTCGCTTACGACATCAGCGACCGCATGCGCTCGAATATGTCAGCGGTAACAGCCAACAGCTATGTCACCGCTTATAACGACAGCGGCACGGCAATCTCAAATTGCAGCAGCGCCAGTAGTGGTTGTAGCAGTGTGCAGATGGCGCAAAACGACCTATTCGAATGGAAAGGCACACTCAGCTCAGAACTCCCCTTTGGCCAGGGTCAGATCACCAGGGTATCGGGCAGCAATCAGTGGACCATCTCGGTGATGTGGGATGATGAACGCAATAACAGCGACAAGATTTTCACCACGGTGTTTCAGCCATGA
- a CDS encoding PilW family protein encodes MLRSIKHQAGLTVVELMVGVLVGIIILAGVLNVFIATVSSSNESLQSARLNQELRAIMTIMVDDIRRAGYWGSASNSTSNPFANPSANTSLQVRNTAASGNIEATSGPCIVFVYDATFRGGTAGTVDASEDYFGYRWEGTSSDGIDMRKTSASGTVDDCTNGSWEAITSPDITITTLTFSTANTQCFNTSVSDGIDDDGDAGTSDAAEENCTATPSTGDVTVSTQQVDITLSGQLTSDSSVKQTLNETVKIRNNLVQTH; translated from the coding sequence ATGCTCAGATCAATAAAACACCAAGCCGGACTAACCGTTGTTGAGTTAATGGTCGGCGTTCTGGTCGGCATTATTATTCTCGCCGGCGTGCTCAACGTCTTTATCGCTACTGTCAGCAGCAGCAACGAGTCGCTTCAGAGCGCTCGCCTGAATCAGGAGCTGCGTGCCATCATGACCATCATGGTCGACGATATCCGTCGTGCGGGCTACTGGGGGTCAGCCAGCAACAGCACCAGCAACCCATTTGCCAACCCATCTGCAAACACCAGTTTACAGGTACGTAACACCGCTGCTTCGGGAAATATCGAAGCCACCTCAGGCCCCTGTATCGTCTTTGTCTATGACGCCACTTTTCGCGGTGGTACCGCAGGCACTGTAGACGCAAGTGAAGACTATTTTGGCTACCGCTGGGAGGGCACCTCCTCCGATGGGATCGACATGCGGAAAACGTCTGCCAGCGGTACCGTTGATGACTGCACTAACGGATCATGGGAGGCAATCACCTCACCCGACATCACCATCACCACTCTCACCTTCAGTACCGCCAACACCCAGTGTTTCAACACCTCAGTCTCCGATGGCATCGATGATGATGGCGACGCTGGCACCAGTGACGCCGCCGAGGAGAACTGCACCGCCACCCCATCTACGGGTGATGTAACCGTCAGCACACAACAGGTCGACATTACTCTGTCTGGTCAACTTACCAGCGACAGCTCTGTTAAACAGACGCTCAATGAAACGGTTAAGATCAGAAACAACCTGGTCCAGACCCATTAG
- a CDS encoding pilus assembly PilX family protein: protein MRSRKHHLQTNKPPHKQRGAVLIISLILLMIMTLLGVNAMQSSTMEERMAGNLRDQTLAFQAAESAVRDAETFIEGLASTASFNDSNGLYQADSTLVPDRLDSDDDSTKDHLDGDSTAWSSSKSVTASTIAGTATAPRYYIQHLGTVDGGGSSALNIKGYGALKAGSDVELFRITARGTGGSDSAQVILQSHYGMRF from the coding sequence ATGCGAAGCCGAAAGCACCACCTCCAAACGAACAAACCACCTCATAAGCAGCGCGGTGCGGTGCTGATCATCAGCCTGATTCTGCTCATGATCATGACCCTGCTCGGGGTCAACGCGATGCAGTCCTCCACCATGGAGGAGCGAATGGCCGGCAACCTGCGTGACCAGACGCTCGCCTTCCAGGCAGCAGAGTCTGCAGTACGCGATGCCGAGACCTTTATAGAAGGATTGGCTAGCACCGCCAGTTTTAATGACAGTAACGGCCTCTATCAGGCAGACAGCACGCTGGTACCCGACCGCCTCGACAGCGACGACGACTCCACCAAGGATCACCTTGATGGTGACAGCACCGCCTGGAGTAGCAGCAAATCAGTAACAGCCAGCACCATCGCCGGTACAGCCACAGCGCCACGCTACTACATACAGCACCTGGGTACCGTCGATGGCGGTGGTTCCTCAGCCCTCAACATCAAGGGGTACGGTGCACTTAAGGCCGGATCCGATGTAGAGCTGTTTCGCATCACTGCTCGCGGCACGGGCGGCTCAGATAGCGCCCAGGTGATACTTCAGTCTCACTACGGCATGCGTTTCTAG
- a CDS encoding type IV pilin protein codes for MRRAVGFTLVELMIVIAIISILATIAYPAYTDSVNRSQRSDGMAALLEVSQQLERCYTEFSAFNNTGCSVVNAGPVISFNSAEGYYIVSATALAATSFTLLATAQAGQTDDTDCLNLTLTHTGVKGASGPKGAECW; via the coding sequence GTGAGAAGAGCAGTAGGTTTTACACTTGTGGAATTGATGATCGTGATTGCGATCATCTCGATACTGGCGACCATCGCCTACCCGGCCTATACCGATTCGGTCAACAGGTCCCAACGTAGCGATGGCATGGCGGCACTTCTGGAGGTTTCACAGCAGCTAGAGCGCTGCTATACGGAGTTTAGTGCCTTTAACAACACTGGCTGCTCAGTCGTAAACGCTGGACCCGTGATCAGCTTCAACTCCGCTGAGGGTTACTACATCGTCTCAGCCACTGCTCTGGCAGCAACCAGCTTCACACTGCTAGCCACGGCACAGGCGGGCCAAACCGATGATACCGATTGTCTTAATCTCACCCTGACCCACACTGGAGTGAAAGGAGCCTCGGGGCCGAAGGGTGCAGAGTGTTGGTAA
- a CDS encoding pilus assembly protein, which yields MNRETNPTTKPILRKLTIALFSCLSASVQAAPGTLDNSPLFLGNSIQPNILFMIDDSGSMGWADLLNEGTPYPGSAYLTDHTYYQPPSGIYGSWWDRVFRRLSCRGVNLMAYDPSVTYTPWHGDDNSGNAYVDQTLASARDNPYSTTTSNISDHYYWVWNDADGDGEYDGPASSDIGAAANSSTDECGDVGSNSGGVAVNSLSAALQTNYANWYSFYRKREYVMKRALSQIIDESTSRMGLMTINNDSDVATPVKDIDDVTTPVDTTAQSNKTALLDNLFDVSPSGGTPLRTGLERAGKYFDGDYSGSWASPILSASNGGTCQQNFTALMSDGYWNGSDPSVGDADSDDDTSYDGGSHADGDTSSTISNTLADVAMEYYENDLSTIANEVPTTIGVDENATQHMVTYTVAFGLNGQLDSDPTDRTTAFNWPTPTADAITTTDDMRHAAWNSRGKFLNASDPQGLITAFNDAISDIADRTGSAAAVTFNTGSLEADSVIYLSLFNSSKWSSQLLAYPLNTTTGAIGSTASWDAANLLDNRDISASPRTLLTFNSDSGTNDGVAFQWSNLTTAQKNDLKTNSSGGSDSDTIAQARLNHLRGERSNEGSGYNFRVRNSRLGDIIHSAPTYVAEPDSDWPDTAPFPDTSSAKYSVFQASKASRTGVIYAGGNDGMLHGFSTEGSNTGEEVLAYIPSNLFSTTTTAGLHYLTDPDYLHRYYVDLTPTISDAYVKTTSTGSADWATVLIGGERAGGRGLFALDVTDPSQFSESNASDLVMWEFDENDDADLGYTFSQPTIALLNNDRWAAIFGNGYNDSGAGEAQLFILFLDGGLDGTWTDGSGSSDLDYIKISTDVGSSGSKNGLATPAVIDTDGDGTADRVYAGDLEGNMWAFDLSASNTNSWDVAYKQGNTPKPLFTARDSSGNTQPITVTPTILKNPSVDDTTQNSPNVMVLFGTGQYLVDTDKTSSGTQSFYAVWDEGTDELLRTNLQEQTLLSGFPADVRVPSNNTIAFDGSGSAQQFGWYLDLPDTGERVITDAVARGDIIYFNTTVPTSDPCSYGGYGWQMSIKIDNGGRPDSPVFDYNDDGYIDNNDTVDQDPNEGSLTDESPGGEKFTKGLPTSPSFLGDHQYTAGTGGSNDGGAPPVEERDVEHLGGDLTGRLSWEELSL from the coding sequence ATGAATAGAGAAACCAATCCAACGACTAAACCGATACTCAGGAAACTGACGATCGCCCTTTTCAGCTGCCTCTCCGCCAGCGTTCAGGCAGCCCCCGGAACGCTCGACAACAGTCCGCTCTTTCTCGGCAACAGTATCCAGCCCAACATTCTTTTCATGATTGATGACTCGGGTAGTATGGGCTGGGCCGACCTGCTTAACGAGGGCACCCCCTACCCCGGCTCCGCCTATCTCACCGACCACACTTATTACCAGCCCCCCTCCGGCATCTACGGCAGCTGGTGGGATCGTGTCTTCCGTCGCCTCTCCTGTCGCGGCGTCAATCTGATGGCCTACGACCCTTCGGTTACCTACACCCCGTGGCATGGTGATGACAACAGTGGCAACGCCTATGTCGATCAGACACTGGCCAGCGCCCGCGACAACCCCTATTCAACCACCACCAGCAACATCAGCGATCACTACTACTGGGTCTGGAACGACGCCGATGGAGATGGCGAATATGACGGCCCCGCCAGCAGCGACATCGGTGCCGCTGCCAATAGCTCGACCGACGAGTGCGGCGATGTCGGCAGCAACTCCGGCGGCGTCGCTGTCAATTCGCTCTCAGCCGCACTGCAGACCAACTACGCCAACTGGTATAGCTTCTACCGCAAGCGTGAATATGTAATGAAGCGTGCACTGTCGCAGATCATCGATGAATCGACCTCGCGCATGGGCCTGATGACCATCAACAACGACTCCGATGTAGCCACCCCGGTAAAGGATATCGACGATGTCACCACCCCGGTCGATACCACCGCACAGAGTAATAAAACCGCACTGCTCGATAATCTTTTCGATGTCTCACCTTCAGGCGGCACACCACTACGTACTGGCCTGGAGCGAGCGGGTAAATATTTCGATGGCGACTACAGCGGCAGCTGGGCCTCGCCCATCCTCTCCGCCAGTAATGGTGGCACCTGCCAGCAGAACTTTACCGCCTTAATGTCCGATGGTTACTGGAACGGCAGCGATCCCAGCGTCGGTGACGCTGATAGTGATGATGACACCAGTTACGATGGCGGCTCACACGCCGACGGTGATACCAGCAGCACTATCTCCAATACACTTGCTGATGTCGCCATGGAGTATTACGAGAACGATCTCAGCACTATCGCCAATGAAGTGCCGACTACTATCGGTGTCGATGAGAACGCGACCCAACACATGGTCACCTACACGGTCGCCTTTGGACTCAACGGTCAACTTGATAGTGATCCTACTGACCGCACCACCGCCTTCAACTGGCCAACTCCGACAGCTGACGCGATTACAACCACCGATGACATGCGCCATGCGGCCTGGAACAGTCGCGGAAAGTTTCTCAATGCAAGCGATCCGCAGGGGCTGATAACCGCCTTTAACGATGCAATATCCGACATTGCCGATCGCACCGGTTCCGCAGCGGCGGTCACCTTCAATACCGGCTCGTTAGAGGCCGACAGCGTCATCTACCTCTCACTGTTCAACTCCTCAAAGTGGAGCAGCCAACTACTCGCCTATCCGCTCAACACGACTACCGGCGCTATCGGCTCTACAGCCAGCTGGGATGCTGCCAATCTGCTCGATAATCGAGATATCTCGGCCTCACCGCGCACTCTGCTCACTTTCAACAGTGACTCCGGTACCAATGATGGTGTCGCCTTTCAGTGGAGCAACCTGACCACCGCGCAGAAGAACGACCTAAAAACCAATAGTTCGGGCGGTAGCGACAGCGATACCATCGCCCAGGCACGACTCAACCATCTGCGCGGCGAGCGAAGCAATGAGGGTAGCGGATACAACTTCCGGGTACGCAACAGCCGACTCGGTGACATCATCCACTCTGCCCCCACCTATGTCGCCGAGCCGGATAGCGACTGGCCCGACACGGCTCCTTTCCCCGATACCAGCAGTGCGAAATATTCTGTTTTCCAGGCATCCAAGGCCTCACGTACCGGCGTCATCTACGCGGGCGGTAACGACGGTATGCTGCACGGCTTCAGTACTGAGGGCAGCAACACCGGTGAGGAGGTACTCGCCTACATCCCCAGCAACCTATTCTCCACAACGACGACCGCCGGACTCCACTACCTGACCGACCCCGACTATCTACACCGTTACTACGTTGATCTCACGCCCACTATCTCCGATGCTTATGTGAAGACCACCAGCACAGGTAGTGCTGATTGGGCCACTGTCTTAATCGGTGGTGAGCGTGCAGGTGGACGTGGGCTCTTTGCACTCGATGTCACCGACCCTAGCCAGTTCAGCGAATCCAATGCCAGTGATCTGGTGATGTGGGAGTTTGATGAGAACGACGATGCCGATCTCGGTTACACATTCAGCCAGCCTACTATCGCTCTGCTCAATAACGATCGATGGGCAGCGATCTTCGGCAACGGTTATAACGACAGCGGCGCAGGCGAGGCACAGCTCTTCATTCTATTCCTCGACGGCGGCCTGGATGGAACCTGGACTGACGGCTCCGGCAGTTCCGATCTCGATTACATCAAGATCTCCACCGATGTCGGCAGCAGTGGCAGTAAAAATGGATTAGCAACACCCGCTGTGATCGACACCGATGGCGACGGTACGGCTGACCGTGTCTATGCTGGCGATCTTGAGGGCAACATGTGGGCCTTCGATCTCTCAGCCAGTAACACCAACAGCTGGGATGTCGCCTACAAGCAGGGCAACACCCCTAAGCCGCTCTTCACCGCCAGGGATAGCAGCGGCAACACTCAGCCGATCACTGTCACACCGACTATTCTCAAAAACCCTTCTGTTGACGATACGACACAAAATAGCCCCAACGTGATGGTGCTATTCGGTACTGGCCAGTATCTGGTCGATACTGACAAAACCTCGAGCGGCACACAGAGCTTCTACGCCGTCTGGGATGAGGGAACCGATGAGCTGCTGCGCACCAATCTCCAAGAGCAGACACTACTGAGCGGTTTTCCAGCCGATGTACGCGTACCGAGTAACAACACCATCGCCTTTGATGGCAGTGGCAGCGCTCAACAGTTCGGCTGGTACCTCGATCTGCCCGATACCGGTGAGCGGGTGATCACCGACGCGGTGGCACGTGGTGACATCATCTATTTCAACACCACGGTACCGACCTCCGACCCCTGCTCTTATGGCGGTTATGGATGGCAGATGTCGATCAAGATCGACAATGGCGGACGCCCTGACAGCCCGGTATTCGACTACAACGACGATGGTTACATCGATAATAACGACACCGTTGACCAGGACCCGAATGAGGGCTCACTGACCGATGAGTCACCGGGTGGCGAAAAATTCACCAAGGGACTTCCTACCTCACCCTCCTTCCTCGGTGACCATCAATACACCGCCGGCACCGGAGGCAGTAACGATGGCGGTGCCCCCCCCGTCGAGGAACGTGACGTAGAGCACCTGGGAGGAGACCTCACCGGACGGCTCTCCTGGGAAGAGTTGAGCCTGTAG
- a CDS encoding GspH/FimT family pseudopilin codes for MSKNNNRGFTLIELMITLVVISIIAAFAVPSLGDFVTKRKLVGAAEEVYSQLQLARSLAIKRNQTIYVNFAEDGSSTWNFGIGDYSGCTPATTSPTGTTPCAIYELPGDATSTRILHRTSSSNFDNVSMVVSGFGSDETNFEPQRGTADNGNVLMTNDAGQLKVVVSTIGRILICSPAGSTYISGYTECS; via the coding sequence ATGAGCAAAAATAACAACCGCGGTTTCACCCTGATTGAGTTGATGATCACCCTGGTTGTCATCTCAATCATTGCCGCATTTGCCGTTCCCTCGCTGGGAGATTTCGTCACCAAACGCAAGCTGGTTGGTGCCGCTGAGGAGGTCTACAGCCAACTCCAACTAGCCCGATCACTGGCCATCAAACGCAATCAGACGATTTATGTGAACTTCGCGGAAGACGGCAGTTCCACCTGGAATTTTGGTATCGGTGATTACAGTGGCTGCACACCTGCCACCACCTCCCCCACCGGAACAACTCCCTGCGCCATCTACGAATTGCCCGGTGACGCTACTAGCACTCGTATTCTGCACAGAACCAGCAGCAGCAACTTTGACAACGTATCCATGGTCGTATCAGGTTTCGGTAGCGACGAGACTAACTTTGAACCACAGCGGGGAACCGCTGATAACGGCAATGTTTTGATGACCAATGACGCAGGCCAGTTGAAAGTCGTGGTGAGCACCATTGGTCGCATATTGATCTGCTCACCCGCCGGTTCAACCTACATCAGCGGCTACACGGAGTGTTCATAA
- a CDS encoding type IV pilus modification PilV family protein gives MNNYRNIHSSRGFTLIEALVALIVLAVGLLSLAQFHTNLVSSGALTKTRTEAINVAQEKLEELRNNIEVTDYTGLVSSTSGTQETVNGTNAIYTVSWTVGNVPNSLQAKVITVSASWTGRDGTTQTISLVSNIAWNNPVTSVALAGAGVANPLIETPKGSAEFVYDRTYTDDQGNPSLPQSATDNDDGTQTYQDGDTYELIDEATGDVILELDCANNTCAGFVTISGTVVIDDGDVTATDVNVMASDVAFCARSIDDTTATDVVVYPTGATGNNIDYTAFTYTCYLGHGWYGNIGILRTDNANSNERVCLGDPTVASNDTYYPTVNNNRTYRGLFNLSTDNGTPPIYYSFGADAGTTITGHDFFLDTITGNNVTGADCITPMTNDYEGNADGTGTGTNIFAGVPDNFYCLNPHITTPTGPGSRYFAKVCFGHPSPSKQQNFTRPFMPAAPDRPAYVA, from the coding sequence ATGAACAACTATCGCAACATACATTCCAGTCGCGGCTTCACCTTGATCGAAGCGCTCGTCGCCCTGATCGTGCTCGCTGTGGGCCTGCTGAGTCTGGCGCAGTTCCACACCAACCTTGTCTCCTCCGGCGCACTCACCAAAACCCGCACCGAGGCGATCAACGTCGCTCAGGAGAAGCTCGAGGAGCTGCGAAACAACATTGAGGTGACTGATTACACCGGCCTGGTCTCCTCGACTTCAGGCACACAGGAGACGGTCAACGGCACCAACGCCATCTACACTGTTAGCTGGACCGTCGGCAACGTCCCCAACAGTCTGCAAGCGAAGGTGATCACCGTTTCAGCCAGCTGGACCGGCAGAGACGGCACCACTCAGACTATCTCTCTGGTCAGCAATATTGCCTGGAACAACCCGGTAACCAGTGTGGCGCTCGCCGGAGCCGGCGTTGCCAATCCACTAATTGAAACCCCCAAGGGATCGGCCGAGTTTGTTTACGATAGAACCTATACCGACGACCAGGGAAATCCTAGTCTCCCTCAGAGTGCGACCGATAATGATGACGGCACCCAAACCTATCAGGATGGTGACACCTACGAACTGATCGATGAGGCGACGGGCGATGTCATCCTTGAGCTCGACTGCGCCAATAACACCTGCGCTGGTTTTGTCACCATCAGCGGCACGGTTGTGATCGACGACGGTGACGTTACTGCAACCGACGTCAATGTCATGGCCTCCGACGTCGCCTTCTGTGCCCGCTCTATCGACGACACAACCGCAACCGACGTCGTCGTCTACCCAACGGGTGCGACTGGTAACAACATTGACTACACAGCCTTCACCTACACCTGCTATCTGGGTCACGGCTGGTACGGCAATATCGGTATCCTGCGCACCGACAACGCCAACTCCAATGAACGGGTCTGCCTCGGCGACCCGACGGTTGCCTCGAACGACACCTACTATCCGACCGTTAACAACAACCGCACCTATCGCGGCCTCTTCAACCTCTCGACCGATAATGGCACTCCTCCGATCTACTACTCCTTTGGTGCCGACGCAGGCACCACCATTACCGGCCACGACTTCTTCCTCGATACCATTACCGGTAATAACGTTACGGGTGCCGACTGCATTACACCGATGACCAATGACTACGAGGGCAACGCCGACGGCACCGGCACCGGCACCAACATCTTTGCCGGTGTTCCTGACAACTTCTACTGCCTCAACCCGCATATCACCACACCGACCGGACCTGGGAGTCGCTATTTTGCGAAAGTTTGTTTTGGGCATCCAAGCCCAAGCAAACAGCAAAACTTCACGCGACCGTTTATGCCTGCGGCGCCCGACCGTCCTGCGTACGTTGCGTAA